From one Trueperella pyogenes genomic stretch:
- the nrdE gene encoding class 1b ribonucleoside-diphosphate reductase subunit alpha: protein METTLTDTGEENLDPALDYHALNAQLNLYDADGKIQFDADRQAALQYFLQHVNKNTVYFHDLEEKLKYLVDEGYYDDAVLKQYDFDFIKALFKACYAHKFRFPTFLGAFKYYTSYTLKTFDGTRYLERFEDRVCMVSLFLAQGDEQMAMDLMEEIITGRFQPATPTFLNAGKVARGELVSCFLLRVEDNMESIARAINSALQLSKRGGGVALNLTNLRELGAPIKKIQNQSSGVNPVMKLLEDSFSYANQLGARQGAGAAYLHAHHPDIMRFLDTKRENADEKIRIKTLSLGVVIPDITFELAKHNQDMYLFSPYDVERVYGVPFSDISVTEKYHEMVDDKRIRKTKINARTFFQTLAEIQFESGYPYIVFEDTVNRANPIEGRITMSNLCSEILQVSEPSTYNMDLSYAHVGKDISCNLGSLNIAKTMDSPDFGHTIRTAIRALTAVSDQTNIESVPSVKRGNDMSHAIGLGQMNLHGYLGRERIYYGSPEALDFTNIYFYTVTYHAIRASMELARERGSSFHNFENSDYANGTYFDKYIDQEWVPQHDRVRELFANTPIPTQEDWKQLKDDVAKYGMYNQNLQAIPPTGSISYINNSTSSIHPIVSKIEIRKEGKLGRVYYPAAYMDNDNLEYFQDAYEIGPEKIIDTYAVATQHVDQGLSLTLFYPDTVTTRDVNRNYIYAWRKGIKTLYYMRIRQAALEGTEVEGCVSCML, encoded by the coding sequence TTGGAAACAACTTTGACGGACACGGGCGAGGAGAACCTCGACCCGGCGCTGGACTACCATGCCCTCAACGCTCAGCTCAATCTTTACGACGCCGACGGCAAGATTCAGTTCGACGCCGACAGGCAGGCTGCACTCCAGTACTTCCTCCAGCATGTCAACAAGAACACGGTCTACTTCCACGACCTGGAAGAGAAACTCAAGTACCTCGTGGACGAGGGCTATTACGACGACGCCGTCCTCAAACAGTACGATTTTGACTTCATTAAGGCCCTGTTCAAGGCGTGCTACGCCCACAAGTTCCGCTTCCCCACCTTCCTCGGTGCATTCAAGTACTACACCTCCTACACGCTGAAGACCTTCGACGGCACTCGCTATCTTGAGCGTTTTGAAGACCGCGTCTGCATGGTCTCCCTCTTCCTCGCCCAGGGCGATGAGCAGATGGCGATGGACCTCATGGAGGAGATCATCACCGGCCGTTTCCAACCGGCTACCCCCACCTTCCTCAACGCCGGCAAGGTGGCCCGTGGCGAACTTGTCTCCTGTTTCCTCCTGCGCGTGGAAGACAACATGGAGTCCATTGCCCGCGCTATCAACTCTGCCCTTCAGCTCTCCAAGCGGGGTGGCGGTGTCGCCTTGAACTTGACGAACTTGCGCGAACTGGGTGCCCCGATCAAGAAGATCCAGAATCAGTCTTCTGGCGTGAACCCGGTGATGAAGCTGCTGGAGGACTCTTTCTCGTATGCCAACCAGTTGGGCGCGCGCCAGGGCGCCGGTGCCGCCTATCTGCACGCCCACCATCCCGACATCATGCGCTTCCTCGACACCAAGCGCGAAAACGCTGACGAAAAGATCCGCATCAAGACCCTCTCCCTCGGCGTCGTCATCCCGGACATCACCTTCGAGTTGGCCAAGCACAACCAGGACATGTACCTGTTCTCTCCCTACGACGTCGAGCGCGTCTACGGCGTGCCGTTCTCCGACATCTCGGTGACTGAGAAGTACCACGAGATGGTTGACGACAAGCGGATCCGCAAGACGAAGATCAACGCGCGCACGTTCTTCCAGACGTTGGCGGAGATCCAGTTCGAGTCCGGCTATCCGTACATCGTCTTTGAGGACACGGTCAATCGCGCCAACCCGATTGAGGGGCGCATCACGATGTCGAACCTGTGCTCGGAGATTTTGCAGGTGTCGGAGCCTTCCACCTACAACATGGATCTCTCCTATGCGCATGTGGGCAAGGATATTTCGTGCAACCTCGGTTCGCTCAACATCGCCAAGACGATGGATTCTCCAGACTTTGGGCACACAATTCGCACCGCGATCCGCGCGTTGACTGCGGTCTCGGATCAGACGAATATCGAGTCAGTCCCCTCCGTCAAGCGCGGCAATGATATGTCGCATGCGATTGGGCTGGGTCAGATGAACCTGCACGGCTACCTCGGCCGCGAACGCATCTATTACGGTTCACCCGAGGCGTTGGATTTCACGAACATCTATTTCTATACCGTGACCTACCACGCCATTCGGGCTTCTATGGAACTCGCCAGGGAGCGCGGCAGCTCCTTCCACAACTTCGAAAACTCCGACTACGCCAACGGCACCTATTTCGACAAGTACATCGACCAGGAGTGGGTACCACAGCACGATAGGGTCAGGGAGCTCTTCGCCAACACACCTATCCCCACACAGGAGGATTGGAAGCAGCTCAAGGACGACGTCGCCAAGTACGGCATGTACAACCAGAACCTGCAGGCTATTCCGCCGACCGGATCGATCTCCTACATCAACAACTCGACGTCGTCGATCCACCCGATCGTGTCGAAGATCGAGATCCGCAAAGAAGGCAAGCTTGGCCGCGTCTACTATCCGGCTGCGTACATGGATAACGACAATCTCGAATACTTCCAGGACGCCTACGAGATTGGGCCGGAGAAGATTATCGACACCTACGCCGTGGCCACCCAGCACGTGGATCAGGGCCTGTCGCTGACGCTGTTCTACCCGGACACCGTCACTACTCGGGATGTGAACCGCAATTACATATACGCCTGGCGCAAGGGCATCAAGACCCTCTACTACATGCGCATTCGCCAGGCGGCTCTGGAGGGCACGGAAGTCGAGGGCTGCGTGTCCTGCATGCTCTAA
- the nrdI gene encoding class Ib ribonucleoside-diphosphate reductase assembly flavoprotein NrdI, which produces MVHIVYFSSATNNTKRFVDKLGFSAERIPLRGTDEFLRVNQEYVLITPTYGGGNTKGAVPKQVIRFLNDEGNRALIRGVISSGNTNFGKAYCLAGDIISAKTKVPHMYRFELLGTPRDVEVVREGLEKFWKQL; this is translated from the coding sequence ATGGTTCACATCGTCTACTTTTCCTCCGCGACAAATAACACGAAGCGTTTTGTGGACAAGCTCGGCTTTTCCGCCGAACGCATTCCGTTGCGAGGCACAGACGAATTCCTCCGCGTGAATCAGGAGTACGTCCTCATTACCCCCACCTACGGCGGCGGTAACACGAAAGGTGCGGTTCCCAAGCAAGTCATCAGATTTCTCAACGATGAGGGTAACCGCGCACTCATTCGGGGAGTCATCTCCTCGGGCAACACGAACTTTGGCAAGGCCTACTGCCTCGCGGGAGACATCATTTCCGCGAAAACGAAAGTTCCTCATATGTACCGGTTTGAACTGCTCGGCACTCCCAGAGATGTCGAGGTCGTTCGCGAAGGATTGGAAAAATTTTGGAAACAACTTTGA
- the nrdH gene encoding glutaredoxin-like protein NrdH, translated as MAITVYTKPSCVQCTATKRALKKHGLEFTEVDLLEDADALATVKALGYQQAPVIFVDGEHWSGYRPDKIKALAADLAVEISA; from the coding sequence ATGGCGATTACCGTCTATACGAAGCCCTCGTGTGTGCAGTGCACCGCCACGAAGCGCGCCTTGAAAAAGCACGGCCTGGAATTCACCGAAGTCGACCTCCTTGAGGACGCTGATGCCCTGGCGACCGTGAAGGCCTTGGGCTACCAGCAGGCGCCCGTCATTTTCGTCGACGGCGAGCACTGGTCGGGCTACCGTCCGGACAAGATCAAGGCTCTCGCTGCCGATCTAGCGGTAGAGATCTCGGCCTAG
- a CDS encoding Fur family transcriptional regulator has translation MDTSFEELLRTTGLRVTRPRLAVLEELQARPHSTADAVRQGVTARLGSVSTQAIYDVLHVLTEKQLLREIEPHGSVPLYELARHDNHHHLVCRACRTIVDIPCVVGSAPCLEPCDSHGFLIDEAEVTFWGLCPQCQENVLITPADSPQ, from the coding sequence ATGGACACATCATTTGAAGAGCTTTTGCGCACGACCGGGCTACGCGTCACTCGCCCACGCCTAGCGGTGCTCGAAGAGCTTCAGGCCCGTCCACACTCCACCGCTGACGCCGTGCGTCAAGGCGTCACCGCCCGCCTCGGCTCCGTATCCACGCAGGCTATCTACGATGTCCTCCACGTGCTGACGGAAAAGCAGCTCCTGCGCGAGATCGAACCACACGGTTCGGTTCCCCTGTACGAGCTCGCCCGCCACGATAACCACCATCATCTCGTGTGCCGCGCGTGCCGAACTATTGTTGATATTCCTTGCGTAGTTGGCTCCGCTCCCTGCCTTGAACCTTGCGATTCCCACGGTTTCCTCATAGACGAAGCCGAAGTCACATTCTGGGGCTTGTGCCCCCAATGTCAGGAAAACGTACTTATCACCCCTGCTGACTCGCCGCAATAG
- a CDS encoding S-ribosylhomocysteine lyase has protein sequence MKKMNVESFNLDHTLVSAPFVRIADVKRLALGDVLTKYDVRFCQPNIEHLEMDAVHSIEHSFAEYARNHADNVVDFSPMGCQTGFYLILAGEPDVTATMELIEVTLRDILAATAVPAANEVQCGWGSHHSLAAAQEAASAMLAKRSEWGEVYS, from the coding sequence ATGAAGAAAATGAATGTCGAGTCCTTTAACCTCGACCACACGTTGGTGTCCGCACCATTCGTGCGCATCGCGGACGTCAAGCGCCTCGCTCTCGGAGACGTCCTCACCAAGTACGATGTGCGTTTCTGCCAGCCCAACATCGAACATCTCGAGATGGACGCCGTCCACTCGATCGAGCATTCGTTCGCGGAATATGCACGCAACCACGCCGATAACGTCGTCGATTTCTCGCCAATGGGTTGCCAGACGGGCTTTTATCTTATTCTCGCCGGTGAGCCGGACGTGACCGCCACAATGGAACTGATCGAGGTCACCTTGCGCGACATCCTGGCCGCCACCGCCGTCCCTGCCGCAAACGAGGTTCAGTGCGGGTGGGGTTCCCATCATTCGCTCGCCGCCGCCCAGGAGGCCGCGAGCGCCATGCTCGCTAAACGCTCCGAATGGGGAGAGGTGTACTCATGA
- the mtnN gene encoding 5'-methylthioadenosine/S-adenosylhomocysteine nucleosidase, translating to MTSINAIITAAMVEEMTPFNTLLPDFTTTPVDTPFGSAFLAHKGRSSILFLTTGIGTAASAGLLSWALAKYEPRAIVSVGSAGGLDSSVAIGDIVVGMRYVHGSADATAFGYARGQIPGQPEYFEATPDLVQAAKAASQASQRTHAGLVVSSDSFVTEANVADTRTAFPGVLSADMESHALAQIAHAFNIPFASVRSISDVVGATDAKKQAETFNDEIGSVALTAARTVLDLLSRTSALDIERSGHGPAQHFSKASLQCALYLMLAQAHHLQPSNAAPPEPLEEVLSEGDEHLSALSAAMREKVRGLVVAGYEFATSQPSATLTAKDYDTQRAEFVTHYDHERSGFLWPPTSQTVIKRFNGYWNEALISIGLTPRRGRNRGGLKFSTDDYLFAIRSYLIDARHARRQPSFNAYTTWLNDSGNAGKLPSGAAIRQRYGSWKEALNAAVIDNNPM from the coding sequence ATGACAAGCATTAATGCCATTATTACCGCGGCGATGGTCGAGGAGATGACGCCGTTCAACACGCTCCTTCCCGACTTCACCACTACCCCTGTCGACACGCCCTTCGGCTCTGCTTTTCTCGCCCACAAAGGCCGCTCTTCCATCCTCTTCCTGACCACCGGCATCGGCACGGCCGCCTCGGCTGGCCTACTGTCCTGGGCGCTGGCCAAATATGAGCCGCGGGCGATCGTGTCGGTCGGCTCTGCTGGCGGGCTGGACTCCTCGGTCGCGATCGGAGACATCGTCGTCGGGATGCGTTACGTCCACGGTTCAGCCGACGCCACCGCGTTCGGCTACGCCCGCGGGCAGATTCCCGGCCAGCCGGAGTACTTTGAGGCGACGCCGGATCTCGTCCAAGCGGCCAAGGCCGCGAGTCAGGCCAGCCAGCGCACGCACGCCGGCCTGGTCGTGTCGTCGGATTCCTTCGTCACCGAAGCTAACGTGGCTGACACCCGGACCGCGTTCCCCGGCGTCCTGTCGGCTGATATGGAATCCCATGCGCTCGCGCAGATCGCCCACGCGTTTAATATCCCGTTTGCCTCCGTGCGTTCGATTTCCGACGTCGTGGGTGCAACTGACGCCAAGAAGCAGGCCGAAACGTTCAACGACGAGATCGGCAGCGTTGCTCTCACTGCAGCGCGGACTGTGCTTGACCTCCTTTCTCGCACCTCCGCCCTCGATATTGAACGTTCTGGTCACGGCCCGGCTCAGCATTTCTCGAAGGCCTCGCTACAGTGCGCGCTCTACCTCATGCTCGCCCAGGCCCACCACCTTCAGCCCAGCAATGCGGCGCCGCCCGAGCCTTTGGAGGAGGTCTTGAGCGAGGGCGATGAGCATCTGAGCGCGCTCAGTGCTGCGATGCGTGAGAAAGTGCGTGGCCTTGTGGTGGCCGGATATGAGTTTGCTACCTCGCAGCCCTCGGCCACGCTCACTGCGAAGGACTACGACACCCAGCGGGCTGAGTTTGTCACCCATTACGACCACGAGCGTTCGGGTTTTCTGTGGCCGCCCACATCCCAGACTGTCATTAAGCGATTCAACGGTTACTGGAACGAGGCGCTAATTTCCATCGGGCTGACCCCACGGCGAGGGCGCAATCGGGGCGGGCTGAAGTTCTCCACGGATGACTACCTGTTCGCCATCCGCTCCTACCTCATCGACGCCCGGCACGCCCGCCGCCAGCCCTCGTTCAACGCGTACACGACGTGGCTCAACGATTCTGGTAACGCCGGAAAACTCCCCTCGGGCGCGGCGATCCGGCAAAGGTACGGCTCCTGGAAGGAAGCGCTCAACGCCGCCGTGATCGACAACAATCCGATGTAG
- a CDS encoding macro domain-containing protein, translating into MLQLDDYQNAIKLSEPFPEPKDDTRSTYDLLMTALGGLNNKHYTGTGSIAHLSTDDGLLRWLQAELALRDPEPLNPVVTRAINTLLYRQVGEHGRVEAKNLRRIHDLLPENDFDASAETVLFRGDMRQLVIDAVVNTALPTLTGCRIPLHGCLDSVLHAQAGPWMRNDCATIMELQGTETEEPGQAKVTRGYRLPAKYVIHTVGPQVKDRLVTDADREILYNCYWNCLETARQMDGIRSIAFPAIATGYNAFPIKEAASIALDAVNTWMDHHSQDLDLIVFSVHSEADALTYAEVLNTWIDD; encoded by the coding sequence ATGCTCCAACTGGATGATTATCAGAACGCCATCAAACTCTCAGAGCCATTCCCTGAGCCGAAAGACGACACCCGCTCGACCTACGACCTCCTCATGACCGCACTCGGCGGGCTCAACAACAAGCACTACACCGGAACAGGCTCCATCGCTCACCTGTCTACCGACGACGGCCTCTTGCGTTGGCTACAAGCCGAATTGGCCCTGCGCGATCCGGAGCCGCTCAACCCGGTTGTCACGCGCGCAATCAACACGCTTCTTTACCGTCAAGTAGGCGAGCACGGGCGCGTGGAGGCGAAGAATCTCCGCCGGATCCACGATCTCCTGCCGGAAAACGACTTCGACGCCTCCGCCGAAACCGTCCTTTTCCGTGGCGATATGCGCCAACTGGTGATCGACGCCGTCGTCAATACCGCGCTACCCACACTTACCGGGTGCCGCATCCCGCTGCACGGCTGCCTCGACTCCGTCCTGCATGCCCAGGCCGGGCCCTGGATGCGCAACGACTGCGCCACCATTATGGAATTGCAGGGCACCGAGACTGAGGAACCGGGGCAGGCGAAGGTCACTCGCGGCTACCGGCTGCCCGCCAAATACGTCATCCATACCGTCGGGCCGCAGGTCAAAGACCGCCTAGTTACCGACGCCGACAGGGAGATCCTCTACAACTGCTACTGGAACTGCCTCGAGACAGCTCGCCAAATGGACGGCATCCGCTCCATCGCCTTCCCTGCGATCGCTACCGGATACAACGCTTTCCCCATCAAAGAGGCTGCTTCCATCGCGCTCGACGCCGTCAACACCTGGATGGATCACCACAGCCAGGATCTCGACCTCATCGTCTTCTCTGTACACTCCGAGGCAGACGCCCTCACCTACGCCGAGGTACTCAATACCTGGATTGACGACTAA
- a CDS encoding ribonuclease H family protein — translation MTQIGQPKAGYDLVIATDGSCSGNPGPGGWAWVEQYSGRSAAGGSPQTTNNIMELTAMISALEFAGPEADILLRSDSSYVIKSMTQWAPGWRRRGWKKADGKPVLNRDLIERMVNLYEARTGRTDIEWVRGHSGDAANELADRLAVEQTSLHAR, via the coding sequence ATGACTCAAATTGGACAGCCCAAGGCGGGCTATGACTTGGTGATCGCGACCGACGGTTCTTGTTCTGGCAACCCCGGCCCCGGCGGTTGGGCGTGGGTGGAACAGTATTCGGGCAGGTCAGCGGCCGGCGGATCACCACAAACGACGAACAACATCATGGAGCTAACCGCCATGATTTCTGCCCTCGAGTTTGCCGGCCCGGAGGCCGACATTCTGCTTCGGTCGGATTCGTCGTACGTCATTAAGTCGATGACGCAGTGGGCGCCAGGCTGGCGGCGTCGTGGGTGGAAGAAGGCCGACGGCAAGCCGGTGCTGAACCGAGATCTGATTGAGCGGATGGTCAACCTGTACGAGGCGCGCACGGGCCGGACGGACATCGAGTGGGTGCGCGGACACTCCGGAGATGCGGCTAACGAATTGGCCGATCGCCTCGCCGTCGAGCAGACATCGCTGCACGCGCGGTAG
- a CDS encoding DsbA family oxidoreductase, whose product MEHDIVVHVWFDIACPWCWIGKQRLQKGIAQSGQKVAVEYHSYQLQPDAVGTALPYAELLSHKASSCDEAQVLDKTSDLACAEGLTLNWASVAEVNTFLAHQLVYAAKSRGRTPEEAARLGADAVERLFVAHFTECRNLSDTDTLVALASELGLDGDEVADELESGEHADAVRSDIRDAHTLGITGVPFYVIGGKFGISGVQSPQVYADAITRAVAELQVEQAKEIPVAQ is encoded by the coding sequence ATGGAACATGACATCGTGGTTCACGTCTGGTTCGACATCGCCTGCCCCTGGTGCTGGATCGGCAAACAGCGCCTCCAAAAAGGCATCGCGCAATCTGGCCAGAAAGTCGCCGTGGAGTATCACTCCTACCAGCTGCAGCCCGACGCCGTCGGCACCGCGCTCCCCTACGCCGAACTTCTCTCCCACAAGGCCTCGTCCTGCGATGAGGCCCAGGTACTGGACAAGACCAGCGACCTGGCCTGTGCCGAAGGCCTGACCTTGAATTGGGCATCCGTCGCGGAAGTCAACACGTTTCTCGCCCACCAACTCGTCTACGCCGCAAAAAGCCGCGGCAGGACGCCCGAAGAGGCAGCCCGCCTGGGGGCCGACGCCGTCGAACGCCTCTTCGTCGCCCACTTCACCGAGTGTCGCAATCTATCCGACACCGATACGCTCGTGGCGCTGGCCAGCGAACTCGGCCTGGACGGCGATGAAGTCGCCGACGAGCTCGAATCTGGTGAACACGCCGACGCCGTCCGCTCCGACATCCGCGACGCCCACACGCTCGGAATCACCGGCGTGCCGTTTTATGTGATCGGCGGCAAGTTCGGCATCTCCGGAGTCCAATCACCGCAAGTCTATGCCGACGCCATCACGCGTGCTGTGGCCGAGCTGCAGGTCGAACAGGCAAAAGAAATACCCGTCGCCCAATAG
- a CDS encoding S9 family peptidase, translated as MTNINEGAPRADRIPLERTFHGHTFTDYYEWLRDDEAKVLELIDAENAWFDEHTADQKELQERIVAEIAARTRETDVSVPVRHGGYWYWTRTWEGRPYEGLFRVPLNGGGKQTEKMTAERPKPGETGACETCVYDGNQLGANEEYFAAGSADVSPDGRYFALATDTRGDEHFRLRIHEIDTNTVIDDAVEGLGYGLAWLADSSGVFYTRVDDAWRANEVWLHRVGTMPKEDVLILREDDEAFGLWFSASRDGKWLVITAESPDTSEVHLVSTIDPEDRFVVCQRHNGVSYTVEPAGAELLIIHNAHEPGFELASAPVRPSRIDEWISLAKPAAGERFFDVAAFKTFAAFETRAKGGTEIRVIERTTAGWNTPYALPLPETATVEIGQNYEWEASTLDVVAESLIQPRTWLSWDVTNKKLETLKTLEVPGYDPSNYVEYREWAVADDGVKIPITVAHRADLDRTGSNPGFIYGYGSYEVCNDPYFNAMRLPIIDRGIVYAIAHIRGGGEMGREWYEAGRLLSKKNTFTDFVAASRHLIDTGLVDEKRLAAEGGSAGGLLMGAVANLAPELYRVILAGVPFVDALTTILKPELPLTVGEWEEWGNPIESEEVYSYMASYSPYENVRPVRYPAILATTSLNDVRVSFLEPTKWIQELRHQVAPDSGIILQHTEKVAGHAGGSGRYARWEKRARQIAFVLRQLEVDRQ; from the coding sequence ATGACGAATATCAACGAGGGCGCCCCTCGCGCCGACCGCATCCCGCTCGAGCGCACCTTCCACGGGCACACTTTTACGGACTATTACGAGTGGCTTCGCGACGACGAGGCGAAGGTTCTCGAGCTGATCGACGCCGAGAACGCGTGGTTTGACGAGCACACCGCCGACCAGAAGGAGCTCCAGGAGCGGATTGTGGCGGAGATCGCAGCGCGGACGAGGGAGACGGACGTGTCCGTGCCGGTTCGCCACGGCGGGTATTGGTATTGGACGCGCACGTGGGAAGGGCGCCCCTATGAGGGTCTGTTCCGTGTTCCACTCAACGGCGGGGGTAAGCAGACGGAGAAAATGACGGCCGAGCGCCCCAAACCGGGCGAGACAGGCGCGTGCGAGACCTGCGTCTACGACGGCAATCAGCTTGGTGCCAACGAGGAGTATTTTGCGGCCGGCTCCGCGGACGTGTCCCCGGATGGGCGCTATTTCGCGCTGGCAACCGATACGCGTGGGGACGAGCACTTCCGCCTGCGTATCCACGAGATTGACACGAATACCGTCATCGACGACGCCGTGGAGGGGCTCGGCTACGGACTCGCGTGGCTGGCGGATTCCAGCGGCGTCTTTTACACCAGAGTTGATGATGCTTGGCGAGCCAACGAGGTGTGGCTCCACCGGGTGGGGACGATGCCCAAGGAGGATGTCCTGATCCTGCGCGAGGACGACGAGGCTTTTGGCCTGTGGTTTAGTGCCTCGCGCGATGGGAAGTGGCTGGTTATCACGGCAGAGTCTCCAGATACGAGCGAGGTTCACCTGGTGTCGACCATCGATCCTGAAGATCGGTTCGTGGTGTGCCAGAGGCATAACGGTGTGTCGTACACGGTTGAGCCTGCCGGTGCGGAGCTGCTCATTATTCACAATGCGCACGAGCCGGGCTTTGAGCTGGCCAGCGCGCCGGTCAGGCCGAGCCGGATCGACGAGTGGATCAGCCTGGCCAAACCCGCAGCGGGCGAACGCTTCTTCGACGTCGCCGCCTTTAAGACCTTTGCGGCGTTTGAGACGCGCGCCAAGGGTGGCACCGAGATCCGCGTGATCGAACGTACCACTGCGGGGTGGAACACACCCTACGCGCTCCCGCTACCCGAGACGGCGACCGTCGAGATCGGGCAAAACTACGAGTGGGAGGCGTCTACGCTCGACGTCGTCGCCGAATCGCTCATTCAACCGCGAACCTGGCTGAGCTGGGACGTGACGAACAAAAAGCTCGAAACGCTCAAGACGCTCGAGGTGCCGGGCTACGATCCGAGTAACTACGTGGAGTACCGCGAGTGGGCAGTTGCCGACGACGGGGTGAAGATTCCCATCACGGTCGCCCACCGGGCTGACCTCGACCGCACGGGGTCCAATCCGGGCTTCATCTACGGGTATGGCTCCTACGAAGTCTGCAACGACCCCTATTTCAACGCCATGCGCCTGCCGATCATTGATCGCGGGATCGTCTACGCCATCGCGCACATCCGCGGCGGCGGCGAGATGGGACGCGAGTGGTATGAGGCGGGCCGCCTGCTCAGCAAGAAGAACACATTCACTGATTTTGTGGCCGCATCGCGCCACCTCATCGACACGGGCCTCGTCGACGAGAAGCGCCTTGCCGCCGAGGGCGGTTCCGCGGGCGGATTGCTCATGGGGGCAGTAGCCAACCTCGCCCCTGAGCTGTACCGCGTCATCCTCGCCGGAGTGCCGTTCGTCGATGCGCTGACCACGATCCTCAAACCTGAACTCCCGCTGACTGTGGGAGAGTGGGAAGAGTGGGGCAATCCGATTGAATCGGAGGAGGTCTATTCCTATATGGCCTCCTACTCGCCATACGAGAACGTCCGCCCGGTGCGCTATCCTGCAATCTTGGCAACGACGTCGCTCAACGACGTCCGGGTCTCCTTCCTCGAACCGACCAAGTGGATCCAGGAATTGCGTCACCAGGTTGCCCCCGATTCGGGCATCATCCTCCAGCACACCGAGAAGGTGGCCGGTCACGCCGGCGGCTCTGGGCGCTACGCGCGTTGGGAGAAGCGCGCTCGTCAGATCGCATTCGTGCTGCGTCAACTTGAGGTTGACAGGCAATAG
- a CDS encoding FhaA domain-containing protein, with amino-acid sequence MSAFDKIERGMENAFESVFSRAFRSDLKPVELASGLKKSMDDRAAAVSRDRVVVPNEFEIVLAEPDFHKLEEWGEEAMRDELADIATEHARQERYTFLGPVKITFSFTEDLSRGKLLVRGRSKRGAAAPATTSDATPENPIIEVDGERYLLTGAVTVIGRGSTADITVDDAGVSRRHLELRVTPGGVIATDLNTTNGSYVEGHRITAATLLDGNTITIGRTRIMFWTSPEML; translated from the coding sequence ATGAGCGCATTCGATAAAATTGAGCGTGGCATGGAAAATGCCTTCGAAAGCGTGTTTTCGCGTGCTTTCCGTTCTGATCTGAAGCCGGTTGAGCTCGCGTCAGGTCTGAAGAAGTCGATGGATGATCGCGCGGCGGCCGTGAGCCGCGATCGCGTGGTGGTTCCGAACGAGTTTGAGATCGTGTTAGCTGAGCCCGATTTTCATAAGCTTGAAGAGTGGGGCGAGGAGGCGATGCGTGATGAGCTTGCGGATATCGCTACCGAGCATGCCCGCCAGGAGCGTTATACCTTCCTTGGCCCGGTGAAAATCACGTTCAGTTTCACTGAGGATCTTTCGCGCGGCAAGCTCCTCGTGCGGGGTCGTTCGAAGCGCGGTGCAGCCGCTCCGGCGACCACCTCTGATGCGACGCCGGAAAACCCCATCATTGAGGTCGATGGTGAACGATATTTACTCACGGGCGCGGTCACAGTTATCGGCCGTGGTTCCACGGCCGATATCACGGTTGACGACGCCGGCGTCTCGCGCCGCCACCTGGAACTGCGCGTCACGCCCGGGGGAGTCATCGCCACGGATCTGAATACCACCAATGGCAGCTATGTGGAAGGCCACCGCATCACGGCAGCTACCCTCCTGGACGGTAATACAATCACGATTGGCCGCACGCGCATTATGTTTTGGACGAGCCCGGAGATGCTATGA
- a CDS encoding FHA domain-containing protein FhaB/FipA, translated as MSALVITLFRLGFLVLLWLFIFFILLTIKNDVYGTRVTQRGSARPVAKQSKRSLTPTRKPQLASASRPYIVVSGGSLTGSTIPLGTDSVTVGRSPDSALVLDDGYTSARHARFFNQGGQWFVEDLDSTNGTWVGTERIYEPTRLGFGVPVTIGKTTLELRQ; from the coding sequence ATGAGCGCTCTTGTTATCACGCTTTTTCGCCTCGGCTTCCTCGTGTTGCTGTGGTTGTTCATCTTCTTCATTCTCCTGACGATCAAGAACGACGTCTACGGCACCCGCGTCACGCAGCGTGGCTCAGCTCGCCCGGTGGCCAAGCAGTCCAAGCGTTCTCTCACCCCCACGCGAAAGCCTCAGCTGGCTTCGGCGTCGCGCCCGTACATCGTGGTCAGTGGCGGATCACTGACCGGCAGCACGATTCCGCTGGGCACTGACTCGGTGACGGTGGGGCGTTCGCCGGACTCAGCTCTCGTTCTCGACGACGGTTACACCTCCGCCCGCCATGCTCGTTTCTTCAACCAGGGTGGGCAGTGGTTCGTAGAAGATTTGGATTCGACGAATGGCACGTGGGTAGGCACTGAGCGTATCTATGAGCCGACGCGTCTGGGATTCGGTGTGCCCGTCACTATTGGTAAGACGACCCTGGAGCTACGCCAGTGA